A single genomic interval of Mucilaginibacter robiniae harbors:
- a CDS encoding LutC/YkgG family protein, producing MSSRDKILAAVAANQPELMPLPDINFFKGDTEQVAEKYITVLTAIGGQAHRVNSWDEIKTLIQTGYDASQKRIISLVPELQEVASHAYEINPAAHHLADVELAVIQAHFAVAENGAVWVTEDLMGHRGLPFICQHLAAVININNIVPTMHEAYARIADGQYGFGTFIAGPSKTADIEQSLVLGAHGPRSMTVFLLNA from the coding sequence ATGAGCAGCAGAGATAAAATATTAGCCGCAGTAGCCGCTAACCAGCCAGAGTTGATGCCTTTGCCGGATATCAACTTTTTCAAAGGCGACACAGAGCAGGTGGCTGAAAAATACATAACCGTTTTGACCGCTATAGGCGGGCAGGCACATCGGGTAAATAGCTGGGATGAAATCAAAACCCTTATTCAAACCGGGTATGATGCCAGCCAAAAGCGTATCATCAGTTTGGTGCCTGAGTTGCAGGAGGTAGCCAGCCATGCTTATGAAATTAATCCGGCTGCACACCATTTGGCCGATGTGGAGTTGGCGGTTATACAAGCACATTTTGCAGTAGCCGAAAATGGTGCCGTATGGGTAACTGAAGATTTAATGGGCCATCGCGGATTGCCGTTTATCTGTCAGCATCTGGCTGCTGTAATCAATATTAACAACATTGTACCTACTATGCACGAGGCTTATGCTCGAATAGCAGATGGCCAGTATGGGTTCGGTACTTTCATTGCCGGTCCGTCTAAAACGGCTGATATTGAGCAATCATTGGTATTGGGGGCGCACGGTCCGCGTAGTATGACGGTATTCTTGTTAAATGCATAA
- a CDS encoding aminopeptidase family protein P gives MIFWMLYGQTDQLCPPTPAFLIDEQYTGQATSSKLDALRKALKAYKADYTLISSLDDMAWLFNIRGKDVSYNPVVLSFAVVGSDTAILFINPDKLTPDYVQQLQQQGVEVQPYDAVANALQEIPGNSTIFIDPKRNCYGLYKLLPTSIKVVQDINPTTHLKAVKNAIEVENMRATMVKDGVAITRFFKWMEENLGKVRITELSAAAQLLAFRAEQESFAGASFNTIAGYKAHGALPHYSATPESDSEILPEGLFLVDSGGQYFYGTTDITRVLPLDNSTEEEKTDYTLVLKAMIEGSATKYPKGTRGYQIDAICRKPLWDHAINYGHGTGHGIGFYLNVHEGPQVLNPTNTAIDLEPGMITSIDPGVYRPGKHGVRIENLVLTIKDSINEFNDFYAFETLTLAFIDTRIVKKELLENRHIEWLNQYHQTVFEKISLYLTTEEKTWLQEKTKSI, from the coding sequence ATGATTTTCTGGATGCTGTATGGGCAGACCGACCAGCTTTGCCCCCCTACTCCAGCGTTTTTAATTGATGAACAATATACAGGCCAAGCCACCAGCAGCAAACTAGATGCTTTGCGCAAGGCCCTGAAAGCGTACAAAGCTGATTATACGCTTATATCGTCATTAGATGATATGGCTTGGTTGTTTAACATTCGAGGTAAGGATGTAAGCTATAATCCTGTAGTGTTGAGTTTTGCTGTAGTAGGATCTGATACGGCTATCTTGTTCATTAATCCCGATAAACTTACGCCTGATTACGTGCAGCAGCTACAGCAACAAGGTGTTGAAGTTCAACCCTACGATGCTGTAGCAAATGCATTGCAAGAAATACCAGGCAATAGCACCATCTTTATTGATCCTAAACGTAACTGTTATGGTTTGTATAAACTGTTACCTACTTCAATTAAAGTAGTGCAGGATATCAATCCAACCACTCATTTGAAAGCTGTAAAAAACGCAATTGAAGTAGAAAACATGCGGGCAACTATGGTTAAAGATGGTGTAGCCATAACCCGGTTTTTCAAGTGGATGGAAGAAAACTTAGGTAAGGTTAGAATCACCGAACTATCAGCAGCGGCACAACTACTAGCTTTTAGGGCTGAGCAGGAAAGCTTTGCGGGTGCCAGCTTTAACACCATTGCCGGTTATAAAGCGCATGGCGCTTTGCCGCATTATTCGGCTACGCCCGAAAGCGATAGCGAGATTTTACCAGAAGGACTTTTCCTGGTAGATTCGGGCGGTCAGTACTTTTATGGCACTACCGATATTACCCGTGTACTACCTTTGGACAACTCTACTGAAGAAGAAAAAACAGATTATACGCTGGTGCTTAAAGCCATGATTGAAGGCTCGGCTACCAAGTACCCGAAAGGTACCCGCGGTTACCAGATTGATGCGATTTGCCGTAAACCTTTATGGGATCACGCCATCAATTACGGCCACGGCACCGGGCATGGTATTGGTTTTTACCTGAATGTACACGAGGGCCCACAGGTACTTAATCCAACCAACACAGCTATTGATCTGGAACCCGGTATGATTACTTCGATTGACCCCGGCGTTTACCGTCCTGGCAAGCATGGTGTACGTATTGAAAACCTAGTGCTTACCATCAAAGACAGCATCAATGAGTTTAATGATTTTTATGCTTTTGAAACTTTAACGCTGGCCTTTATTGATACTCGCATTGTTAAAAAAGAGCTGCTGGAAAACCGCCATATAGAGTGGTTGAACCAATACCATCAAACGGTATTTGAAAAGATTAGTCTGTATTTAACTACCGAAGAAAAAACCTGGCTTCAGGAAAAAACAAAAAGCATTTGA